In the Polyodon spathula isolate WHYD16114869_AA chromosome 44, ASM1765450v1, whole genome shotgun sequence genome, agcaacatgactaggtaacccattccatcccctcaccactctctgtgtgaagaagagtctccttcagcaacatgactaggtaacccattccatcccctcaccactctctgtgtgaagaagagtctccttcagcaacatgactaggtaacccattccatcccctcaccactctctgtgtgaagaagagtctccttcagcaacatgactaggtaacccattccatcccctcaccactctctgtgtgaagaagagtctccttcagcaacatgactaggtaacccattccatcccctcaccactctctgtgtgaagaagagtctccttcaacaacatgactaggtaacccattccatcccctcaccactctctgtgtgaagaagagtctccttcagcaacatgactaggtaacccattccatcccctcaccactctctgtgtgaagaagagtctccttcagcaacatgactaggtaacccattccatcccctcaccactctctgtgtgaagaagagtctccttcagcaacatgactaggtaacccattccatcccctcaccactctctgtgtgaagaagagtctccttcagcaacatgactaggtaacccattccatcccctcaccactctctgtgtgaagaagagtctccttcagcaacatgactaggtaacccattccatcccctccccactctgtcCGTAGTCTGTTTccaatttccagctgtgtcctctggtgtCTGTATTAatttgggttaactatgtcaatgCCTTTTGAGATGTTAAAGACTCCAATCAAGTTCTCCCTGATTCTTTCCACTAAGCTAAATAGAGTCTATTCGTGCAGCCTATTTTAACAGCTTAAGCCCTGCATTAGTCTGGTTGCACAGATATTTAAGACAGTTTGTTTGGGTTGAGTCTAGATCCCTTAGGGGGAGGGCGGGGCTTCATCCGATGGACTGCTGTGATTGGATCAAATTTCGATATCCTCTTAAAGGCTTGTTGTTTGAAGCTCCAAGCTGGACCAGAGATAAAGTCTCAGAGATGGTTATATGAAGTCAATCAGAACCTTTATGTAGCCCAAATGAGacaattgagaacaaattctcatttccaGTGACCTGGCATTCATTACACCAgcaccacagcaaacaacatgAAACACCATGAATAaggacaaaaataacacaacacactcAATCATAAAACATCGAACTCTGAGCTGaccctacaccccccccccccccccccttttgtttgTGCGTGGTGCTTGTCGGATGACATCATCAGTCCGCGTCCTCCGGGAGCGCGTGCGGGTGTGTGTGGCGCTCGTCACTGACCTCTCGCTGACCTCCTTGACCCGGGTGATGTTGGAAAAGAGGATCTTCCTCTCGCGGATGATGATGGTGTCGCTGAGATCCCGCGAGTCCAGGAAGTGATCTGTCAGCACGTTGAGAGAGCGCAGGTACGAGGCTTCGGACGTCAGGACCTCGAACATGCTCTGAAACACCGCGGAGAGGgggggatggagagagggagagaggagggggacaggggagaaagggagaggggagaggggagggaagggAGCGAGAGTGAGGGGGACgagggaagagagggagagggagagggaagaggggagagagggaggagagagggagggggagggggagagagaagaggaaagAGGGAGAGGGGTGACACAGGGACAAAGGTTAGTAAGAAATTTGGGGTGAAATAGACTGTGGCCGTTCCCAAACTGGGGGCCGTGGGATGGCTTCAGAGCGGCCCGAAAAGTCTCTCTCAATTGAACCTCTAAAATGAACGTTGTCCAGCAGGTTtcctttgactttatgaagcaaaaagagttcattctacagggggaGGCAAAtcttttggtcacagctgtacgCTGCTCTTGTTGCAGAGCCATTCATATACTGCCCCCTGGTGGATCTCCTCACCTCCTGGAATTTGCACTCTGCGAGGGTCAGCTCCTCCAGCACCCCGCTCTCCCGCACGGACTGCAGCTCCTGCCACAGGGAGCTCTGAGGGGGCCCCGTCCGGACCTGGCCCCGAGGTGGCCCCTGGCTCCAGGGCTCGCTGCTGTAGTCCCAGCTGGTCTTGCTGAGGTTGCGGGACACAGACTGCCGCCTGATCTCCTTGGAAATGACCGACTCCCGGTAGGTCTGGTACAGCGGCTCTGTGGGGAAGCAAACAGAacagctgtccttccctcacttCCAGTCAGCGATGAAGCAGTTGTCTTTGTTAGTTTTGGAACATATTGTTCATTCAGAATGACTGGTAACATCAAAGGTATAGGgtcagttaaaaaacaaatcaacccACCAACTAACCAACCACCCATCCAATCAACCCACCCAGCCAAACCAACTACCCATAAACCAACCCAGCGACCCAAAAAAAGAAATTTCAGGTCATTGAATCCCTTAATATTGTGTATCAATAAAGCAACGTATTTAAGATGCAAAGGGAAcgccattttaaattaaacacagcataaaaccttaaaaaaacacacacagtcccGGTAAATGCTTTGTTTCCGCCGATGGGATCGATTTTTTCCCCTTACCATCCTGCAGTTTGGCCTCCCAGTCTATCGACACTCGACGAGATAGAATCGGCTcactggaagagagagagagagagaggcttgttggtccagtggttagagaaagggaggttcaaatcccagctcagccactgactccctgtgtgtgcgagtccctgagcgagtcactgaacctccttgtgctgcgtccttcgGACAAGACgtcaaacaaacaaggtcctattggaagagactctgcagcagcagcagcagttgttgatgatgcagagttcacccccctagtctctggaagtcgctttggataaaagagtctgctaaatgaccTGTTAATAATAAAGAGAGATACTAGGAGTTTAAACTTTGTGTCTCCCGCTGGGGTTTACAGCATTATCACACAAGCATTGCCAGCTAGATCAAACACCACACGCATCTACAGTAAGCAAAACGCTTTCTAGAAATCCTACAGAAGCCAGACAGAAACCTGCTCCCAGCCTCGAGCTCCGAAGCCCAGTCCTATATGGAGTAGCAGGGGGGTTTCGTGCTGGAAACGTTTACCTGATGTCCTTTATATCACCCAGTTCATCCCAGTCACTGCCGATCTCATCTCCCTCATCTGCAGGAAATTCAGAACATGAGTTTTTGCTCAGCTTCCCAAAGTTCTGGTCTGTTTAACACGGCTGGTTTGAAAACAGTGGAGGTGCTTCATGGTAATCACACTCGCTTATTTCTATTGAAATCTATTCATGTATCTAATAACGATCTGTTATTCTTGTCTATTAATTTCCAAAATAATGTCTTATTATTCCGTGTAGAAAAGTAAAGAACTCAGCACAGCAAACTTCAAGAATTCTGCATTGTCATGGTAACCTCAGAACAGAATGCTGATAAAATTGCTCCCGTACCTTTAGAGGTGTCCCGGGACAATGAAGACAGGACCCCTTCCTCTGGACTCAGGGAGCAGGGCCGTCTGATCACAGCGGGGCTGCCCGGGGTGAGATTGATAGATTGCCGCCCCTCCGTCTGCAGTACCGCTCCCTGGCCACCATGTGGCGCCGAGGCTGGCCGGGGGGGCTTGCGAGGCAGTCTGGGGGGGAGTGCAGggggcggctcctcctcctcctctctctccgtCGACGAGAAAGCCTGGGGGAACTGCCTGCCCTTCCTGGGAGGCTTCGGAACCCTGGCCACCATTTCCTTGGCGACGGGCCTAACCGTTTCTGGGGCGACCTCAGGCCTATAGGTTTCGATGGTTGACTCGTAGATGGATTCCTCCTCGGAGGGGGAGTCGGGGGTCTCTGTTTTCAATGTGTCAAGGCTGGGCGCTCTGCAAGTCATCCGGACTGTTCCAGAATACGTCGGAAAGCTTTCAGGTATTCCCAAAGAGGACTGGGAACTCTGGGAGCTGGAGCTGGACTGACCCTCAGCTGGGCTGTCCTGGACCAGCTGGGTCCCCTCCTCTGAGAAGGAGTCTGTGTCCCTGTCTTCCTCCTCTCCCTGAGACTCTCCCACTGGCACCCACACGAGAATCATTCCAGCCCGCTTCTGGTGACACAGACAAGAGCAGTCCCTCCTGCAGCCACCGGGGGGAGACAGAGATCTGCCTGCCTCCACGCTGCTGCTGTTTGACTGGAGTTTGGATTCTGCCTCCTGCCCATCTGGgactaaagattaaaaaaacaatttaaaacattttatattttatatatatatatatatatatatatatatatatatatatatatatatatatatatatatatatatatatataaaaacaggaaacagaaacacaaccaGGAGAGACTTCCTGTTTTGATTTCCTCGGTTACTGCGGCAACTCAAGACTTTCCACTGTGTAGCTTCAGACATCTGAGCAGAGAGAAATTTTAATAAAGTTTCTATTGTTTAGAGTTGAGAGATTaagagggagggaagcagtgtggctctagtggctGAGGAGCTGaggaggactgggagggagggaagcagtgtggctccagTGGAGCTGAGgaaggactgggagggactgggagggaggggaggcagtgtggctctagtggagctgaggagggactgggagggagggaagcagtgtggctctagtggagctgaggagggactgggagggagggaagcagtgtggctctagtggagctgaggagggagctgagggagctgagggggactgggagggagggaagcagtgtggctctagtggagctgaggagggactgggagggagggaagcagtgtggctctagtggagctgaggagggactgggagggagggaggcagtgtggctctagtggagctgaggagggactgggagggagggaagcagtgtggctctagtggagctgaggagggactgggagggagggaagcagtgtggctctagtggagctgaggagggactgggagggagggaagcagtgtggctctagtggagctgaggagggacggGGAGGGagggatcccagtgattcagcatcaacagcatgactaggtaacccattccatcccctcaccacctCTGTGTGAAGCAGCGTATCCTTCCCTCTGTCCCCAGTCTGTCACACCTTTCTTTTGTCTGACAGTCACAAAAAGGTAAGGCAGTAGTCGGCACACAATCAGTGAAAAAGTTTGCAGAGTCATGTGTGTAAGAGATCAGGAAGACCTGTTCTACCATCTAAGAGCCGGGCACctcctgttttatttgaatatgatTAGAGTCAGCTGACTGTGAGAGTCATCcagctttcaaaaacatttccTCCTGAAAAGGGAAAccagagtgcaaagaagagtgtcTCATaggaaaagcacagcaaagtgtaataaaacacagagaggactggtacagcatagggaagcattgtaaagcatagagaggtgtggtaaagcatagggaagcagagagagtgtggtaaagcatagggaagcattgtaaagcacagagaggtgtggtaaagcatagggaagcattgtaaagcacagagaggtctggtaaagcatagggaagcattgcaaagcacagagaggtctggtaaagcatagggaagcattgtaaagcacagagaggtctggtaaagcatagggaagcattgtaaagcacagagaggtctggtaaagcatagggaagcattgtaaagcacagagaggtctggtaaagcatagggaagcattgtaaagcacagagaggtctggtaaagcatagggaagcattgtaaagcacagagaggtctggtaaagcatagggaagcattgtaaagcacagagaggtctggtaaagcatagggaagcattgtaaagcacagagaggtctggtaaagcatagggaagcattgtaaagcacagagaggtctggtaaagcacagggaagcattgtaaagcacagagaggtgtggtaaagcacagggaagcattataaagcacagagaggtctggtaaagcatagggaagcattgtaaagcacagagaggtctggtaaagcatagggaagcattataaagcacagagaggtgtggtaaacaagaaagaaagaatgaaaaagaaaagacaaagaaGGGGTACCTGGTTTGTCGTCCCCCTCTCTGCCCGGTGATGCCTCACGCTCCCCCTGCTCTTGTCTCCTTTCtttgggagggagggggggctTTTCCAGCTCAGTCTGCTTGGCGGGGGCCCCCCTGAGCGGTTTGGGGGGCTTGGCGGAAACGGGAGGGGGGCATTTCTCAGCGTCCTTCACGACGTTCTCCTTCTCCTGCTGTCTGAACTGATTCAGAATCCTCTGCACCTTCCCgccgctctctctctcctccgctCTCCCCGCAACTGCTAGGGGGCGCCGTGTCTCGTTCGGGAGGAGGGGCAGGGCTGGCTCTCTCGGTCCGTTCTCAGGGGAGCTGGAGAGGCTCTGTTTGCTCGGGACGGCGGGTTTTGGTTTGACTGTGGGGCGGGACCGCCTCTCACGGGGGTGTGGC is a window encoding:
- the LOC121305620 gene encoding rho guanine nucleotide exchange factor 15-like, with translation MSVAESMPLPQPHPRERRSRPTVKPKPAVPSKQSLSSSPENGPREPALPLLPNETRRPLAVAGRAEERESGGKVQRILNQFRQQEKENVVKDAEKCPPPVSAKPPKPLRGAPAKQTELEKPPLPPKERRQEQGEREASPGREGDDKPVPDGQEAESKLQSNSSSVEAGRSLSPPGGCRRDCSCLCHQKRAGMILVWVPVGESQGEEEDRDTDSFSEEGTQLVQDSPAEGQSSSSSQSSQSSLGIPESFPTYSGTVRMTCRAPSLDTLKTETPDSPSEEESIYESTIETYRPEVAPETVRPVAKEMVARVPKPPRKGRQFPQAFSSTEREEEEEPPPALPPRLPRKPPRPASAPHGGQGAVLQTEGRQSINLTPGSPAVIRRPCSLSPEEGVLSSLSRDTSKDEGDEIGSDWDELGDIKDISEPILSRRVSIDWEAKLQDEPLYQTYRESVISKEIRRQSVSRNLSKTSWDYSSEPWSQGPPRGQVRTGPPQSSLWQELQSVRESGVLEELTLAECKFQESMFEVLTSEASYLRSLNVLTDHFLDSRDLSDTIIIRERKILFSNITRVKEVSERFLKNLEERVEESLVISDICDIIHYHAQHHFPVYIDYVRNQIYQEKTYSALMETNVQFASVITRLQESPQCQRLPFMSFLLLPFQRITRIRMLVENILKRTEEGSSKEQTASKALVSVSKIIAECNSEVGKMKQVEELIHIAKRVEFDKLKALPLISQTRYLEKRGELSEVVRGGTLFSSRPRFSPVYLFLFNDLLLITNKKSGDRYVVVDHAHRSLVQVQSNKEASLGPGLDHCFYLTLLENHQGKMMERLLKAPNQSDMHRWMAAFPNPGDPEKCNDETVYEDWDCPQVQCIEAYSAQQADELSLERTDVVNVLRKTTEGWCEGIRLTDGQRGWFPGSNVQEITNEHVRRRNLRERYRVIQAAEQLTKSRTTS